A single Cottoperca gobio chromosome 3, fCotGob3.1, whole genome shotgun sequence DNA region contains:
- the LOC115027188 gene encoding myoblast determination protein 1 homolog, giving the protein MDLSDLPFPLSSADDLYDDPCFSTSDMNFFDDLDSRLMHAGLLKSDDHVHHHHHHHVPVAEEEEEEHVRAPGGPHQTGHCLLWACKACKRKTSHEDRRKAATMRERRRLGKVNDAFETLKRCTASSPNQRLPKVDILRNAISYIESLQSMLRTGRDDSFYPPLEHYSGDSDASSPRSNCSDGMTDFISPCSTRSENSDGSYRSHTVDSRRSKPSLISSLDCLSSIVQRISTDPAVAPPGDSVVPRGPESPQNSPAGSSSSAEPNSIYEPI; this is encoded by the exons ATGGATCTGTCCGAccttcccttccctctctcctctgctgatGACCTCTACGATGACCCCTGCTTCAGCACCAGCGACATGAACTTTTTTGACGACCTGGACTCCCGGCTGATGCACGCTGGCCTGCTGAAGTCAGATGACCATgttcatcaccatcaccaccatcacgtTCCCgtagcagaggaggaggaggaggagcatgTGAGGGCTCCCGGGGGCCCCCACCAGACGGGACACTGCCTGCTTTGGGCCTGTAAGGCCTGCAAGAGGAAAACGTCACACGAAGACCGGAGGAAAGCGGCAACCATGCGGGAAAGGCGGCGGCTCGGAAAGGTCAACGATGCCTTTGAGACCCTGAAGCGCTGCACGGCGTCCAGTCCAAACCAGCGGCTGCCCAAAGTGGACATCCTGCGCAACGCCATCAGCTACATCGAGTCCCTGCAGTCGATGCTGAGGACTGGCCGGGACGACAGCTTCTACCCACCACTGGAGCACTACAGCGGGGATTCAGACGCCTCCAGCCCCCGTTCCAACTGTTCCGATGGCATG ACGGATTTCATCTCTCCGTGTTCAACCAGAAGTGAGAACAGTGACGGTTCCTACCGCAGCCACACAGTCG ATTCCAGGAGAAGTAAACCATCGCTAATTTCTAGTTTGGACTGTTTGTCCAGCATCGTACAGCGGATCAGCACAGATCCAGCTGTGGCCCCCCCAGGCGACAGCGTGGTCCCCCGGGGCCCTGAATCGCCTCAGAACAGCCCTGCAGGCTCCAGTTCCTCTGCTGAACCCAACAGCATCTATGAGCCGATCTGA
- the LOC115003484 gene encoding troponin T, fast skeletal muscle-like, whose protein sequence is MSDTEELDQVEDEEAQEEVVEVEVAPEAEAQVEAESDVEPEPEPEPEEVQEDAYEEEEDEGDQDEEKPKFKPSAPKIPDGEKVDFDDMQKKRQNKDLVELQSLIDAHFECRKKEEEELLGLKDRIEKRRNERAEQQRIRSEKDKERQARREAERQKREEADANRKADDEAKKKNVLSSMGSGYSSHLQKIDQKRGKKQTEREKKKKIMSERCKPLDVNDYSDDNLREKAKELWEWLHNLEAIKYDHCEKLKRQRYEVVSLRNRIDELQKHSKKGAASRRRK, encoded by the exons ATGTCCGACACTGAGGAATT GGATCAGGTCGAGG ACGAGGAAG CCCAGGAGGaggtagtagaagtagaagtagccCCTGAGGCGGAGGCCCAGGTAGAAGCAGAGTCGGATGTAGAGCCTGAACCAGAACCAGAGCCAGAGGAGGTGCAAGAAG ACGCCTATGAAGAGGAAG AGGACGAGGGAGATCAAGATG AGGAGAAGCCAAAGTTCAA ACCCTCTGCTCCAAAGATCCCTGATGGTGAGAAAGTGGACTTTGAT GACATGCAGAAGAAACGTCAAAACAAAGACCTGGTTGAGCTGCAGTCGCTGATCGACGCTCACTTTGAGTgcaggaagaaggaggaggaggaactcCTTGGGCTCAAAGACAGAATT GAGAAGCGTCGCAATGAGCGAGCCGAGCAGCAGAGGATTCGCTCTGAGAAAGATAAAGAGCGGCAGGCCAGACGAGAG GCAGAGCGGCAGAAAAGGGAGGAGGCAGACGCCAACAGGAAGGCGGACGATGAAGCTAAGAAGAAGAACGTGCTGAGCAGCATGGGATCAGGCTACAGTAGCCACCTGCAGAAG ATTGACCAGAAGAGAGGCAAGAAGcaaactgaaagagaaaagaagaagaagatcatgtCAGAGAGATGCAAACCCCTGGACGTCAATGATTACAGTGACGACAATCTGAG gGAAAAGGCAAAGGAGCTGTGGGAGTGGCTGCACAACCTGGAGGCGATCAAATACGACCACTGCGAGAAGCTCAAGAGACAGAGATATGAG gtggTATCTCTCAGAAACCGCATCGATGAGCTGCAGAAACA CAGCAAGAAGGGAGCCGCCTCACGCCGCAGGAAGTGA